The stretch of DNA GTCGGCACGCTGGAGAACAAGATCCGGCAGATGGAGTCGCAATTGAAGGAGTCCGAAGAGCGCGCCCGCTGCCTGGAGGATGAGCTGCGCACCAAGGACGAGCTGTGCCAGCGCATGGAGCGCGAAATTGGAGTCATCCCGGAGGGCTTTAGCCTCGCCCACGAGCTCTACGACAGTCCGGCCAAGCGGGTCAAACGAGAGGAGATCAAGGACTTGCAGACCGCAAGCCTGGGACTGGGCTGTGCCCTGCGCGAGGTGGGTAACAGGACACAAGAATGAGGctcataaaatgtaatttccctttttctgACCTCTAGCAACGGAACAGCGCGACAGACTTTAGTTCAAACAGGGAATTCCAGGTGCTGGCATGCAACGTAAAGCAGCTGGCGGACCACATACTCGCTTCCAAGAATCCGTCCGAGGTGAGTACCATGTACCAGTCCTGCCACTCTGATGAGTCGCTCCATGCACGTGGAGATGAAGGTGGTGAagtagcaggaggagcagaaggagaaggaggagatgTGCGTGGTGAGGGTGGAGCTGCTGTTCAAGTGTTGCCGAAACCACAACGCAGGTCTGCCAAAGTTCAGGCAGCACTACGCAGATATCGACGCTTGCACGGTGTCAATTCGAGTGAGAGCAAGACTGAAGAGAAGAGGGACATCAGCGGGCAGATCAGCGAGATGCCAGCTTCCATGGAAGCTTCCAGCGAGCCGCCTGTGTGCATGGAGACTCTCAGCGAGCTTCCTGCTTCCATCGTAGCTCCCAGCGAGCTTCCTGCTTCCATGGAAGCTTCCAGCGAGCCGCCTGTGTGCATGGAGACTCTCAGCGAGCTTCCTGCTTCCATCGTAGCTCCCAGCGAGCTTCCTGCTTCCATGGAAGCTCCCAGTGAGCCTCCTGCTTCCATGGAGACTTTTGGCGAGGTTCCTGCTTCCATGGAGACTCTTGGCGAGGTTCCTACCACCCTGGAATCTTTCTTCGACGTCGATGAGGGCACAAGAGAACTCCATCCAGAGATGGAGCCGAAAGAGAAACTCAATTCAAAGCGACGCAAGCGGAAGAGCCTCAAGCGGTACATCTGCAGTCGCATCTATCGCGGACGAGTGCGCCGCCGTGCCCTGCAGCGGAATCTCTCCAACAACAGTTTCCACTCGATGTCCTCCATTTACACCCTCCATTCGGACACATCGCTCCTGTCCCTGCGTTCACAGCACGCGAGTTGTGTGGAATTGCCACTTGCTAAAGCGTGCTGCGTGTCCATTGTCCAAACGGAGTCGCTGTCCACTTGCGCTCAGGAGGTGCAGGCCGCGCCCGAGACCTCGGAGTGTGACATTCAATGTGAACTTGTGGACGTGGAGcagcgtctgctgctgttgccggaCCGTACACGCAGATTtgtgaagctgctgcagtcggAGGTGCAGGATGTGCCAGGGTTCAGGGCCCGCCTGCTGCATGAGTGGGAGAGCAGCGAGTCCTTTCGCGAAAACATTGAACGGGTGCAGGACCTGTACTGGACGCGGGAGCCCGAGCCCTTGGAGAGCATGAAGGTATTTGTCAGTGCCAAGGGAGGTGTGCGTGACTTGGCTAAGCTGCTCCACCCAAAGGCTTCATTTACGCTAAACAAGATCGAGCAGCGCATCAACGAACGTTTGGTGATGTTCCACTCCAAAAAGGAACTTAGGTGGAGCAGGCAGAAAAGGGCAGAAATGTTGGAAGCTCTAGCAAATGCTGAAAATCAGGAAAGGGCGGAACAGACCGAGGAAGATCAGGAAATGGAGGAACTGGCTGAAAATCAAGCAAATGCTGAAAGTCAGAAAAGTGCGGAACAGGCTGAGGAGAATCAGGAAACGGAGGAACAGGCTGAGGAAGATCAGGAATGGGTGGAACAGGCTGAGGAAAATCAGGAATGGGCGGAACAGGCTGAGGAGAATCAGGAAATGGAGGAACAGGCTGAGGAAGATCAGGAATGGGTGGAACAGGCTGAGGAAAATCAGGAATGGGCGGAACAGGCTGAGGAATATCAGGAAAGATCAGAACAGGCTGAACATCAGGAAGAGGCAGCAAAGAAACCGAATCCCTTAGCACATATTGGCCGACCAAATAATTTATTCGAGTTAATGGGTGTTGGCTTGAGATGTTGATACAAAGTCATTCAATataaaaatcgaaattaaagAGCTGGGATCCGGATTCGTTGTGGGGTGGGAGCTGGCCCAGTGCTTTCTTTCGTATTACAGATTACAACAGATTCGATTCTAGTTACTCTCTTTGCTTTGAAATTCCAAATTTATTTACCCCAAaacattatttataattatggATGAGTTCTACGATTGCCAGACCAGTGAAAGCGAGACAGAGGAGTATGTCGTGGGTTATGCCTATGAGGTGGTACATCAGCCATTCACTCGCTATGCTGGGCCCATCGACAAGCGGGAGGTCCTAGAATGTGCCCTCAAGGCCACAGAGATTCTGTTCAGATTCTACGACGCTCGGTGGCAAGAAATGAAACCGTTGAAGTGATCAGTGCGCCATTTCAGTCGCTGTTCCCACAAATGTCGCAATAAATAAACGATTTCCACTCACTTGTTTTCCCTTAACGATCAGTTTTGCCTAGACTAAAGCTTCATTTGTAGTCCAGCTTTGTTGAAGTTAATTTTCCCATTGAGAGCAGAACACACAGTTGataaaattccaaattttcgctttgcttttcattCCTTCACGATGAATAATTGTACCACGATGAATTGTCCCTGTAAGAGCAGCCAGGGAGAGGTTCACGAATGCTTCTACGACTGCCACAGCGATACGGAGGGGGACGATAAGGTTACCTCTGGTGGGGATGTTTGCAAGGTGGTCGCCCATCAGGAGGATCCTTCGCACATGCGTGCCGTTCTGGAGCGTGCCCTTCACGCCACACAGAACCTGCTCGGTTGCTATGGGTCGCCCGTGGCACCCACTGTACGTAATCCTGCCCCACCCGAGGTGCACTACTATCCAGCCACGCTGGAGGTATCTGTGACCCTCGACTCGGCGCAGTCGTGCCTCTGCCCCAAGTATCGCCGGTGCAGACTACGCGGCGATCCCGTGAAACTCAAGCTCCCCATCGAACTGAATCCAGAGAGCGGTCAAGTGAAGGTGAACATCTTCCAGCCCAGGCCTGTGGTGACGATCAGTGATTGTCGTCGTCAATGTGGCGCCGGCCTTCCCGACGATGCTGGCGACAGGTGCAACACCAAGAAGCGGaggtcctgctcctgcgtACGTAAAGTTCGCTGGTGCCAGGAGGAGCCAAGAGAAGGCTGAATGTTTGTAGTGGAAAATGTATTGATAGGCTATCGATCGATTGATTATACAAAAGGGGCTCCTACCTAACGATAAATGTTTTATTCCTAGCATAATTTAGCGACAAACAAAGCAATCGTGTCGGAGTTAGTTGCTTCAAACTGTCATTCAGTTTAGTTTTTGGGTCATTCTTTTAGTTTTCGTTGAGTAGGCAACAccataaatacaatacacaATAAAATTTTCATGTAAGTCTGGAAATTTTGTTTGGAATAATCAGTTCGAACCGTTCGTGCGCCATGGATGAGGATCAGTTGGAGCGAATcgtggccagggccaggctgGGCGCTGGTCCCATACGACAGATGTTCATGCGACACTTTGTTTCGGGCGGCACAGAGCAGGATGCCTTCTTCGACTGCCAGAGCTTCAGCGAGGACTGTGAGAGCCgccgggagcgggagcggggcGTGGGCCACGACTCGGACGCCATGCGCTGTGCCCTGGAACGGACCGCCACAAACATCCAAATGATGTTGAACAGCCTGGATGAGATGTCGCCTCCGAATCGGCCCATCGGCTTCACCCTGGAGATAACCACCGCCCTGGCGGTCAACGATGACCAGCGACCGGGCGCAAGCGGACGCATCACTGGCCAACCGGTGACCGTGCACATGCCCCTGCAATTCGATCCGCGCACCAGACAATTGACCTCCAAGTgccaggggcagcagcagcaccagatgCAGGCCTCCATTTGTGGCAGCAGAGCCCCCAGTCCGACGAGACATGGCACAGGTAAATCCGCAGGCGAGAAGTTCTACGCCTGCGAGCCCAGTGCTGCCGCAGACAGAATTGTCAGCGAACGGTACATGACGTGCGACTCGTGCagcacatgccacacagacagcGAACAGTTCTGCGCCTTCGATCCGGATCTCTCCTACGTGGGCAGCTGTGGCGACACCACATCCCGCGTGGTCACCCAGTGCCGCTGCAAGACACACACCTGCTGGTTCGAGCAGGACTCGCGGGAGGTCATCTCGATAACAGCCATACCCTGCGCGAAACCGTGTcccatgccagtgccagagccggAACCACCCAAAGAAGCGCCCGCACCGCCAGCGCCAGTGGTTGTGCCACCGCCAGAACCATTCCCCCCTTTGCTGCAGGAGTACGAGACGGAGTCGGAGTCGTCTGTGAGGCCAGAATCGGAAACTGAAGACATTTCGGAGACAGCATCCATCGAAACCTTGACAccagcgccgccgccgccacccgaACCAGCGCCAAAGACTGAGGCGCCGCAGCCAGAGCCGGCGCCTGAGCTGCCGGCGGGGAAGCGTTACTATCTGGCACGGCCGCAGCACAAGGAGTTCTCCAATTGCTCGCCGTGCCGCTACGATCCCAGCCCCATTGTGGACGATGAGGGGAATGTGTTCTGTCCGGGCCACTGCGGGTGCTGCCAGTGTGCCTGGAAGCCGCGCAACTTCGACGAAAATGTCGAGCACACACAGGTGAAGGTGTGTCGCTGCATCACGCGCGGCACCATCTTCACCAGCTTCGCGGACAGGGAGACCTGCAGCACGACCTCCTCGTTTGACTTGTGTCCGTGCCGGGAGAAGGCGGAGGCAAAGTTCCTCGAGCTGTACCACTGCGAGATGTGGTCGGAGCCGGAGATGATCCGGGGACGCGAGGTGCAGCTGGCGGAAATCAAGGAACTACTCACACCCTATCCGCACACCAAACGCCTCTCCAATGCTGCGCTAAAAGAAGAATAAAGTGTTCGCCAAACAATCCAATAGAAAAATCTAACCggtctcttttttctttctcctgTCTCGTCCGCAGATTACCCAGCTCTGACGTACTTGCAGGACGAGTGCCGATGCCGCAACAACAcctgcaacaacaaccgcTCCCGCCCCCAGGATATCCAGACCGACCAATCGTACCTACAGAAGCACAGACAGCAGTCGCCAGTGAGCCTGAGCTgcccagcaggaggagcagggacAGGCTATCACAGGCCATCCCAGACGGAGACCTCGTATCTGCGCGACCACAAGAAACCACAGTTTAAAGATGCCCAGGACAACCAATCAGAGGGTAACCACAGCAGCCAGGACTCGCAGACGGAGTCCTCCTACGTGAACGATCAATACAAACGGCAGCGGGACAAGCTCACGCAGGAGCGGACATCACAGACCCAAATGCTGCATCCCACACAGCTCATGCCATGCGATAATCAACAGGATGGTAACGAAACGATCTACACTACGGCAAGCAATCCAAACAGCAATCGCGGGCCATGTCCATGCAATTCGAGTGCCACAACATCGGAGTTCTACCACACGCCCTGCCAGAGCACAGTTCAATCCacgcggcatgcggcatgtggcTGCAGTCTGCATAATTATTTGCCCAGATCAGAGATGGACAACAGGCCGCCGTTTGCCTGTGATCCGCGACCCATGACCTGCCACGATTGCCTCTGTGGCGGCCAGCATCAGAGCGATTTGCCGCCCTGGACACCGAATCCGAATGCCCAGCATATAGCCGTGTCGAGTGCGGAGAACAGCTGCGGCTGTCCGTGGGCAGCGAACAACGAGGAGGATACCTCGTACCAGAGTGCGGCCACCACTTGCTTCACTCAGAACTCAGAATCCAAGGCCACGACACTGGCACTACACGGGAATCCTTGTTCAACGGCAACCAGTGCTTGTCCCATTACGAGCACCATCGACTTATGCCTGTCGAAGGGTTCATCCAAGGGCTTCAAGAGCTTCACTACGTGGGTTGATAGAGCGGATACATGCGCGAATAGTGCTTGTCCTGTCACCAGCACCATTGGTATGTGCTCCTCGACAGCACTGGCTGAGTCTGCAACAACCAAGGAAGTCAGTAATATCATGATTTGTGGCACCAAAACGGATTCTAGCAATGATGCCATATGCACTTCGAATACTTTTGCAGGTGCCTGCCCATCGAAGACCATTTTAGATCCTTGCTCATCGAAGTCTCTGCCAGATCCTTGTGCACCAAAGTTCATTGCAGATCCCTGTTCATTGAAGTCTCTGCCAGATGCTTGTGCATCCAAAGCCTTTGCAGATCCTTGCTCATTGAAGTCTCTGCCAGATCCCTGTTCATTGAAGTCTTTGCCAGATCCTTGTGCATCAAAGTCCATTGCAGATCCCTGTTCATCGAAGTCTCTGCCAGATCCTTGTGCATCAAAGTCCATTGCAGATCCCTGTTCATTGAAGTCTCTGCCAGATGCTTGTGCATCCAAAGCCTTTGCAGATACTTACCCATCGAAGGTCGACACAAATCCTTGTTCATCCCGTGGCTTTGCTGATCCCACCTCATCGAAGGCGCTCTTTAATTCGTGTATATCCAAGGCAGTTTCGAATCATTGCCATGCAGATCCCAGCTCCACAAATGCCATGGCATTCCACATGGACACGCGGGTCATTGAAGCAACTTGTGGCACCCAAACCAGCGTGCTGCCTCTGGTTGGAACTTCGGGCAATTTGGAGGCCGAAGGTTCAGACGTGAGCAACCAAGAGAACAGCTACACGACCTCCGGCACACAAGGATTACCACCGGCGTTTGGGTGTGATGATCAGACCTCGGGCACCTCTCGATCGCGCTCCGTCGTCAACAAGATCACCTGTTTGTGCTCCTCGGACCAGAAATCGATCTACAACAACCGCTTCGAGAAGGGTCCACGAGAAGAGGGCCACGTCCAGTACGGGGATGAGCTCATGCGGGAGAATTCCGATCATTGCAACATTTGTGAGGTGTGTCCACCGCCCCACGATCCCATGCAGTCCATTGGCAGCTCTGTGCGCGGTGCAGCACCCGCCAAGCCACTGTCCATCAAGTGCGACAAGTCCACGTGCACGTGCACCTCCCGGTGCCGGTCCAAGGGCAAAATGAAGAGCCAATCGAAGCAACAGTCCCGCCACGCGCCGCAGAGCTCCAAGCAGGTGTTCCTGGAGGATCAGGACGTGTTTCGCGACTGCGCCTCGTTCAACTCCAACGTCAAGTCTGTCAAGTCGAAGAGCAGCCGCAGATTGTCCTACGCTGATGCTTCATCATCGCTGCCGATCATCACCAGCTGCTACAGCAAGGCCCAAGGTGCGCCTAACACGACGGCTGTGTGTCCGTGCGGCGTCTGTGGTTTGTCACAGATTGACTGCAAGCACTCCAGGATCGACACATCTGGAACGTGCATCGGCGTTTGCGGCCAGGACAATGAGGAGGCGGCACTGTGGAGCTGTTACGAGCCATCCATTCAGATGAAGAGCCGCAGCGACGCCCAATGCATGGAGATAAAGAGCAGCAACGACGCCCAATCCATGGAGATGAAGAGCTGCTACGAACCATCATTGGACAAGCAGAGCGAGTCCGGCTACTTTCGCTCGCCGGACACATCGGCCTACACCGAGTACACGGATGCCCCCTGCaaggaggtggtggtggaaaGCCGCAAGGAGCGCATCATGGACATGGTGCAGCAGCTGAGCGATGCCGCTGACTGTGACTGCAACGAGGATCGTCCGGCCATGATACAGAATCTGTTTCGGGAGCTGGCCCTCATGCTGCGCATGGAGGAGGAGCGTGCCGTCGCCCCGCAGGACGAAATAAAGACACAAAAGCCTACCTTCGAGGAGTGCTGCGCCATCCAGCAGCAGTGCGACCCCCAGCCAGTCGACGAGAATGTCAAAGGCACAAAGGAACGGCGCCGCATTGAGTGCTTCGAGACGCTGGACGATGCCGTGCGCAAGTGCTTCATGAAACAGGAAACCAAACAGCTGCCAGAGGTGGAGATCTATGCACTCGAAGAGGACTCGGATTCGGATAGAGAAGATGCCTGTGCCCGGTGGCTGCCTTCTGCGGAATCAACCATATTCAAGGATGTGGAAGGTCAGGGATGCGGCAACGATGACGAGTTCCTGGACCCGAATAGCCAACGCCATCTCCTCGAACAGATGACAAAGCTAGTGAGGGAACCCAGTCCTGAAGAGTGTGACATGTGTGTGGAGATCTTGCATCAAGTTGTAGAGCCCTGCCGCAGTTACGATCGCAATAAATTCGATGGCGATTCATGTGACAAAATGGCGGAACCCCAAACCCCGCCCAAGGAGGCTAAAGTGATGCCTTCGAATATCAAAGTGGTGCCGGATAAAGTGGCACCCAAAGTGCCTTCGAATATCAAAGTGGAGCCGGATAAAGTGGTTCCCTGTGCCTCTCAAGATAAAACTTTGGCCAAACTAGACAAAGGCAATTCCGACGAATATTGCCCTCCACAGTATCAAAGCTCAAAGATTGAGCCCTGCCCAACGATTACGCCAGCACCCAGTCAAGTGCCCAGTGCCATGAAGACAGAGGTCTGTGTGACGGTGGAGAATTACAAACAGACGGAATCCAGCACCTCTGTGGATAAAGGCAAGAAGATCGAAAGCAAGCAGGAATCGTGCACCTCTGTGGATAAAGCCAAGAAGATCGATAGCAAGCAGGAGCTCTGTGCCACGGATTTGGGCAATCTCCTGCCCGATGGACCACTAAGTCCAGAGGCACGCCAGCTGTGCGAGAAGCTGCTGCGCCAGGCCCTGGTGGACTGTGGTGCCTGTGATAAGCTGGCACCATCTCAGTCGTGTCAGAGCTCAGAGGTGGCAGCCAGATCATATGAAGACCCAAAAGGAGCAGGGCACTGCCAGTGCTGTCATTGTCGTGCCCTCAAGTCCGAAAGAGAATGCAGAACCGTGTCCAAGACTCTGCGTGCGGCCATGTGCGATCCAGCTTGTGAAATGGTAAGTGAGGGAGAAAAACCCGCCACTAGATGTTTCCATTGATgcttacaatttattttagaaaTACTTTATCGACTCTATGATTGTGGACTTGGAGGTCATGGACCATGTGCTGgacaacaaaaaggcaaaggccaaggtaagcagcaacaaatgattgatttttgagtacaaaatatatttcaaacaatattttgtagGATGTAAGGGCAAATTGCTTGGGCAATGCGCTGGGAGCAGGCTTCCCCGTGACCATCAGCGCTGTCTCCAGTTTGGGCTGCACCGCTCTCTACATCAAATGGGATGTGCAGGACTGTGCCGGCATTGCCGGATACGAGGTGAGACAATGCCTTACTAtttcacacaacaaaaatcgtATCTAATTTGGGCTTTCCTCTATGCAGATTTACGTGGATGGAAATTTAAGGAGTCGCCTTTACAGCTACCGACACGAGGCAGCTGTGGTGGGATGTGTGGACGTCACAAAGGGACATCAGATTGTGCTGCGGGCCCAGGCAATAGGCCAGGACTTTCCAGGCGATGATCTGCCCGTGGGCAACTGCAAAACGGTGGTACATACCAGCCATCCGGAGATGTTGGTCGGAGCCAAGAGACCCTGGTCGCCCAGCATCTACTTCTATGATCCCAGCATGGGCATCAGGCAGGCGCCAGGCGCCAGGCGCGAGGCGAGCTAGTCAAACATAAATCAGATATCACAATGGGTTGGGGAGCAGCAATGGTTGACTCCCCACACGATCCCACATGCGCATCAAATTTTTAGCTTGTACATATAGGATTTACTTACATGAGAGATATTTTGTTCAGAGTTGTTTTGTTATGTAGATCCCCGcgcaaaaaagagaagggagAGGCGTGTAGACCCTTTGCGCTTAAGGAATTGATTTGATTGGACTAGAATTGTATTTGTAGTGCTTTAAATAGTGCCTTAAATTATAATCGTATTTATTAagcagaaagagcgagagagagcaatgcATTGTACATGAATCGATAGAATTGATAGTACCCTAAGATACCCTTCGGGGGCCCTTCACACGTTAGTTGACACAACACCAAAAtcattttgaataaaaaacCCAAGAATCTCAATGTTAGAGATGCCAATAAAATCGTTCAAATGTTTGTAATTTAAAGATGAAGCggataaaaaaaagagaggtgTTGCCGCATGATGCGTGATCATTTTGATCGTTTGATgagccaaatgccaaaaaataaaagtccCAAATTAGAGCACAAAATCCACTTCTGTCGTTAAAACTTGTTTCAAGTTTTCATCACCATGCCTggagaaaattgaaattgatttatagCTCCATAAGAACTAtctacaaaatatttgttttaaaatctCTAAATTATACAGTCGCAAAATGTCCGAGTCGGTGGAGGAATGTAGTCATCGCATCATCGCTGGAGGAGGTGGTACAGGTGGCGATGGCGGAAAGGGTGGTGGGCAaggcggtggtggcggaggcggcgggCGTGGCGGAAAGGGTGGTGAtggaggagaaaaaaaagacgatcaaaaaaccaaagaagacGAAAAAGAAACTCTAGAAAAGGATGAGAATAAGAATGAGAAGGGAAACAATCCGAGCTGTGGAAAAGACGGCGAAGATGGCGGATCAGGAAGGGGTGGAAAAGGAGGCGATGGAGGATGCAAAAGAGGAGCAAAATccgaagaaaaaagaaaaaaataaagaatgaaAGCAAcgaatttttattaaatatgaaatacaatttatttgccattatATGCCAcgaaaaaaggaaggaaaaaagaTGAGTACTGCCTGCTAACTAAGAATCACAATATTTGATGAACTAAATCCCTAAATGTCCGAAATGAGAGCATAAAATCCACTTATGCTATGAACCTTTTAGTAAATATTTCATCATCAAGCTTggagaaaattgaatttagtttaaaaattcattagcatttcacacaaaatataagtCTCAAAATATCTAAATTTTACAGTAACAAAATGTCCGCATCGGCAGAGGAAAGTAGTCATCGCGTCGTCGCTGGAGGCAATCGAACAGGAGCCAATGGTGGAAAGGATGGTGATGGAGGAGGAAAAAAAGTTgataaaaaaaagacaaaagaatCCAAAGAAGAtgacaaaaagagaaataatcAAATGTGTGTAAAAGACGGTGAAAATGGATGCAAAAGAAGGGAAAAGTCtgatgaaaaagaaaagaagaactAAAACGAAAACTTCAATGGAAAATTACACAAAAGAAATCAGCAAAGAAGTCGGGGCAAAGGGCAAAGCTCACCAAACAGAACAAacgaatatttaatttttatcaaatatttcGCACAATTTATTAACCATTATAAATTAGTTATAGGCAGAAAAACGGCTCTCCAAattatcaaatatatatttgcagCTCTGATCATCATAGGCGGGTTCAATCAGTTCGGCCTCGACGCTAGCCAAGATCAGGAATTTCGCTTGTGGAGTCTATGGGAGAATAACCCAAAAATGTAACAGTGCTTGAGAGCAAGGAAAGTGGAGTAGGGACTTACATCCTTGAGTTCGTTGTGCTTCCAGAGATCCTTGTCCTCCAGATAGGTGCGCATAAGGATGCGCCACTGCCAATAGTTTTTACAGCCGTGCAGTTTGGGGATGGCCCTGTAATCCAGTTCAATGTGGCCCATTCTGTTCCGCTTTGGCAAACGCACTGATTAGAAATGGAACATTGGTCACCGTTGTTGCTGATATGAAAGCtctgaaagagagagcgacaagctggaaaagagagcgagctttTGCTATCTGCAAAACAGCTCTACAGGGGTTTTACTTTCAAGattaataaacatttgcaAACAGCTTTAGGGGGGGTTTTGTTTATAGATTGAACGGAATGTGTCATGTTGCCAAGTTCAAGTGCTAAATTGTTAACCAttctgtgtggcagtgggtgCAGGGGCTGCTTGAGGGTTGAGTGTCTGTTTGCAGGGGCGTCCAACCGCGGCAAGTgtcaaaaccaaaaatcgaCATCAAATTGTTACCAATTAAACCATTAAGTTATtacaatcaaattaaatggcaCACTGAATATAGAGCACCCACAAATATGTGTCGCATAACAATGGGAATTTAGAGCTGAATGAAATTATCGAGCTGTCCACACGGCGATTCAAAAGTTAATTCGTTTAATATTtcacacacatacgagtacgaTTATTTCTCAATGGAGTTCTCGTATGAAGTTTTTCACTGGTGTTGGCTCTCATTGGGTTTTTGTCCAAGTGAGGCATATCGACTTGAACATGGGCTTTGTatttattaatcattttacTCAGTTTTCCCCCTGCGGTTACTCGAACTCCACACTTGTAATTATGGTTGGAAATTTCATTACTATGTAAACATATTTCTAGAGTAATTTTGtattcgttttttgttgttgttgccatctGCCAACAATTTACGCCctaatttgctttttatgatTGCTTTTTGTGGCTCTCTGTGCAGTTTGTTGGAAAATCCCTGAGCTGAGGAGGCCATTCGTCAGGCAATTTATTGTGGGGGCGAACAGAACCACAACCAGTATGAAACCCCAGACCCTATATAGTTAGGCGCAGTATTGGTGACTCGT from Drosophila subobscura isolate 14011-0131.10 chromosome O, UCBerk_Dsub_1.0, whole genome shotgun sequence encodes:
- the LOC117899487 gene encoding uncharacterized protein LOC117899487 isoform X9; protein product: MDEDQLERIVARARLGAGPIRQMFMRHFVSGGTEQDAFFDCQSFSEDCESRRERERGVGHDSDAMRCALERTATNIQMMLNSLDEMSPPNRPIGFTLEITTALAVNDDQRPGASGRITGQPVTVHMPLQFDPRTRQLTSKCQGQQQHQMQASICGSRAPSPTRHGTDYPALTYLQDECRCRNNTCNNNRSRPQDIQTDQSYLQKHRQQSPVSLSCPAGGAGTGYHRPSQTETSYLRDHKKPQFKDAQDNQSEGNHSSQDSQTESSYVNDQYKRQRDKLTQERTSQTQMLHPTQLMPCDNQQDGNETIYTTASNPNSNRGPCPCNSSATTSEFYHTPCQSTVQSTRHAACGCSLHNYLPRSEMDNRPPFACDPRPMTCHDCLCGGQHQSDLPPWTPNPNAQHIAVSSAENSCGCPWAANNEEDTSYQSAATTCFTQNSESKATTLALHGNPCSTATSACPITSTIDLCLSKGSSKGFKSFTTWVDRADTCANSACPVTSTIGMCSSTALAESATTKEVSNIMICGTKTDSSNDAICTSNTFAGACPSKTILDPCSSKSLPDPCAPKFIADPCSLKSLPDACASKAFADPCSLKSIADPCSLKSLPDACASKAFADTYPSKVDTNPCSSRGFADPTSSKALFNSCISKAVSNHCHADPSSTNAMAFHMDTRVIEATCGTQTSVLPLVGTSGNLEAEGSDVSNQENSYTTSGTQGLPPAFGCDDQTSGTSRSRSVVNKITCLCSSDQKSIYNNRFEKGPREEGHVQYGDELMRENSDHCNICEVCPPPHDPMQSIGSSVRGAAPAKPLSIKCDKSTCTCTSRCRSKGKMKSQSKQQSRHAPQSSKQVFLEDQDVFRDCASFNSNVKSVKSKSSRRLSYADASSSLPIITSCYSKAQGAPNTTAVCPCGVCGLSQIDCKHSRIDTSGTCIGVCGQDNEEAALWSCYEPSIQMKSRSDAQCMEIKSSNDAQSMEMKSCYEPSLDKQSESGYFRSPDTSAYTEYTDAPCKEVVVESRKERIMDMVQQLSDAADCDCNEDRPAMIQNLFRELALMLRMEEERAVAPQDEIKTQKPTFEECCAIQQQCDPQPVDENVKGTKERRRIECFETLDDAVRKCFMKQETKQLPEVEIYALEEDSDSDREDACARWLPSAESTIFKDVEGQGCGNDDEFLDPNSQRHLLEQMTKLVREPSPEECDMCVEILHQVVEPCRSYDRNKFDGDSCDKMAEPQTPPKEAKVMPSNIKVVPDKVAPKVPSNIKVEPDKVVPCASQDKTLAKLDKGNSDEYCPPQYQSSKIEPCPTITPAPSQVPSAMKTEVCVTVENYKQTESSTSVDKGKKIESKQESCTSVDKAKKIDSKQELCATDLGNLLPDGPLSPEARQLCEKLLRQALVDCGACDKLAPSQSCQSSEVAARSYEDPKGAGHCQCCHCRALKSERECRTVSKTLRAAMCDPACEMKYFIDSMIVDLEVMDHVLDNKKAKAKDVRANCLGNALGAGFPVTISAVSSLGCTALYIKWDVQDCAGIAGYEIYVDGNLRSRLYSYRHEAAVVGCVDVTKGHQIVLRAQAIGQDFPGDDLPVGNCKTVVHTSHPEMLVGAKRPWSPSIYFYDPSMGIRQAPGARREAS